TAATTACAAGAGTTGTGATCTTTCACTAATTCTTTTGGCTATATTGCTCATGATATTAGCTATGTAAGTTACTCATCCTTCCCTATAGCCTAAGCAACAATGAGATCATGGATAGAAGcaatgttttgtttttgttgaagTGGTTTCTCAGGATTTTTTGACAACTCTATTCGAGCCGAAAATATCCATAGTCTGGCACCGCTAACTCTCTCGAAGGGAGGTTTTCATATACAATAATTGAATGGGCAATTTGCTTAAAAGGATTTGAGCACATACCATTTGAACCAACTACCTGTTATTCATGCAACTTTAGTTttgaaagtaaaaaattataacaaGATATgcattttcttggttattcactggagattatttaaaaatttgcaCATACAAGCTCCATAGCTTTCCACAAGTGACACATGCATGGCTTTTGTTTTTATAGAGTTGCAACTGGGCTAGTTCTTGCAGGGAGTGCAAGGTTTCATTCTGAAGCCAGAACTTCAGTTAATATTATAATCAAGACAGCAAATGTTGCATCAGAAACAATACACAACACAGCAGGAGCATTAAAAGACATGGAAATTAACTTGATGGGAGCCAATGACAATGCTGAAGCTTCTGTGAATCTTGACTCTACAACTAAAAGACTTGATGATGCATCAGCAAATATTGAAAAGCAAGCTAAGAAGAATAGGCGCCTCATTAACAAGGGCTTGAAAATAGTGTAAGACTCTTCAGTCTCTATCACAAACCAATTATTCGAAAAGTTTAAGCTATTCGGTATGGACAAATGAATGGTTTTGTGTTATACTTCTGACACGGCTCCTCGCGCAAGAGCCCATTTGGCTTCAAGCTTGGTCAACATACAGGCACAATGCATTGTGCTGAAATTAAACttcttatattttaataattgaGAGACAAGAGTCGAGCTCTAGATGCCATGTCATGAAAGATGAAATAATTGTCCTAAAATTTTAAGCTATTGGATGatgacacatgaatgatttttatTTCAGGTTTGCAGCCACCACCTTGATTATAAGCTTGAACTTGATTGCTGTAACAGCTTTATCAGGTAATTTCAATTAGCCTATTATGTATGCACAGCATCAATGACTATATCACTAGACTAGTGATATTTTCATACATGTTTAATTCCATCCTATTTCAGTTTTACTCCTCATTGAAGGAATTGTTTTACACATGATTCATAACATGTTTGGAATTTTCTGTGAGCAGTTTCTGGAGTTCTGAGATTACAACGAGCATTGTACATGTAAGCAAGCTAAAATTTATGTTTATATGTATCATGTGTGTCACAAATCTTAAAATTTGTGTAATTATTTTGGCTCTTCTTTTTCACAGGCTTGTTGTACTTTGCTGGTTGACAACTGTGATATGCTGGCTATTTTTTGGAGTCTATTTCTTCTtagaaaagtaaataaaaagtcCTTTCTGATTTACATAACTACAGATTCTCAAGAGTTTGCAACTTTCTCCTCAAATATGCTTTATGATTTCAGCTTCATAATTGAAGTGTCCTTCTATATTGTAGATTTTCTAATGATGCATGCACAGCTCTTGACAACTTTCAAGAAAATCCCTATAACAACAGCCTAAGCTCCATCCTCCCTTGCGATGAATTGCTCTCTGCAAAACCAGTTCTATCTGATGTTAGTGCTGGGATCTATGACCTTGTTAATAAGGTAATAAAACCAGTTTCACTAAAAGGGGGATAACCCCTAAAAgcgtgtttggatcagcttgtATTTCTTTAAATTCAATTGAtattgactttagaatcaattccaGAAGAATTTGAACTAAAAGAGTTACTCCCAGCAATAGCTATTTAATTAAGTATCTATTTATTCTTTAATAATAAGTCTCAAATGAAACTATTAAATCTTACAAATATGTGATGTAGGATTCATATTTTAGTTTTGGGCTTTGTTCAGGTGAATGCAAACATATCAGCCCTGCAGGCAACATCATATCCAGATCTTGTTCAAGTTTGCAATCCTTTCTCCGAGCCACCAAATTATTTTTACCAGCCAGAGAACTGCCCAGCTAATACTATAAGAATAGGAGATATTCCAAAGGTATGTCAGAGTCAGGAAATTATGTGTTGATGAATAGCGTGTTTGGATAAGTGTTGTCACAACTGCTTTGGGTAAAAGTGAGTTCAAAGcgaagtgatttatgtttggatatatttatgaaaaaatatGGGTTTTTAAGATAATGTTGTGAAATCCAGTTGTAAAATCTCACAATTGGTTACGTTCAACAGCTCAACGCAGAAACTAGTATCTCTAGCTTCTAGCTTTAGGACTGAACTCAATTCCCTAaaaccacttccaaatattATTATCGAAAATTGACTTTACTCTATCATAATTGGAACCAAACATGCACGAATTCTATGTCTGCACTGAATTATAAGACCAAGATATACTAACATTGTATTTTTTATGATCGTGTCCTCTCAAGGTATTGAAGGCTTTTACTTGTTTGGATGCCAATGATGGGACCTGTGACAATGGAAATTTGATAAGCAGCAGTGAATATGTGAGAGTTGAGGCTTACACAACTTCAATTCAGGACCTGCTGAATGTGTATCCGAGCATGGAACACTTGTTAGAATGTCAGATAGTAAAAGATGCATTCTCTCAAGTCCTTTCCAAACACTGCAAGCCTATGAAGAAATATGCCAGGATGGTGTGGGTAGGAATGGTGTTCCTTGCAGTGATCATGGTAGTGTTGGTTGTGTTGTGGACTATAAAGGCTCGCCGCGAGCACCGTTATCATATTTCAGATAGTTCTGTGGAACCCTTGGAATCCAGACCATCTAAAGAGATTGAAATCAGTTGAGTGCTACGTGAAAAGACTTTAATTTCAAATTACAAGAAGTGTTTCGTTcactttttgttttgaaatgcaAGCTAATGTTCGTCTGCACTGATGACAAACGAATAACCAAACATACCGTAAACTAATCCTTAGTTAGTCAATCATATTCTTTTTAGTCCTCAAGATCTTAGGAAGCAGGTATTGGAAGGCAAATGCGCAAGCAGCCTCTCAAATTCCAGTTATGCAGTATAGGATACAATtgtacacatatatatatacatacactGATACACAGGTCAAAGAATAGACCAAGGGTGTCAAGAATTTTCCTTTGATAGTATACTTTTCAGTTTTTACACAATTTTATTTAAAGTTTTCACGTTTAAGTATTGAGTTAGAAGAAGGGGACCAACCCCAAAATGACCATACAGATGTACCAAAATCATCAAAGAATATGAATACTtcttatcatatttttttagagaacaaaaagatttgattgataaaCAAAAGATGAGTACAGACCCCTCAGGGAGGAAAAGAGATAAAAAACTCCAAGAACAcaacataaaacaaaaaaaaaacaaccctCCAACAGAAAacaagcaaaaagaaaaaaagccaAAATGAACTTTGAAAGACACCCTAACAACAAAAGAAATCCCGAAAGTAGGGTCTTGTAAGCTTAGCAGCAGTAGATGGATATTCCTTAGACCTTAAGTGTCTCAGTAATACATAGCCTATAATGGTCTTTAAAATTCCAATCATTATAAATTAAGTTGCAATCCAACCATCAAGGAGTGCCTCACCAAAAGCCATGGAAGCAGCTGCTGCTCCCTCCTCGGTCCACTGGCTTCGTCAGGGCCGCACTCTGTCTTGTACAGCAGCACATGACCAGGAGAGGAAATTGTGAAGCCCTCTCAGGTACACGAATGAACTCATGAAGCATGTATAATGCACAACTCACTGAAATTAAGGAATCAGCAGCAGAGGAAATTATGTGGATGGCATGTACCATTGCTACCTAGAGACAACTAATTGGTAAAACATCAACCTATAAGAATATTAGTCTGTGTAGCTTGTCTGTTTTACCTGTGTATCCTTCACATAGTATCCAAGCAAAATAATCAGCTATTGAGAATGTCTCATGTCAATTGTCAAGTAAATCAAAATTTCTCTTCAGCTCTTGTCCAAAGTTGATTTCAGATACCTCAGCAGAGGGGCAGCTTCTCCCGGCCAATTAACCATGTAAACCCAATTACACTTTCTGAATTGACTAACCATCTACGATGAAGAAACAGCCACATGTGATTGCAGATATCCTAAGAAAGGTTAAAATAAAATGCCACAGATGACTACTGCTCATTTTCTAGAAAAGTAGCTTTATATTGAACTATTTCTAATGATATTGCATACCAGATACCTGTACTTTCATTTATTCTTCTGAGCTTAAGGATGAAAGACAACATTCTTAGCTTAATTTGATCAGGATTGCCTCCCATATGTGTTTGTGTATTGCCTTTGAAAATTTGCGCACTTGCTGCAGGTCCAGTAACATATATTTTATATCGCATCAGTTTCTATTGAAATTTGATTTAATAAACCATATTCACAgtaaatattagaaaaaaatgcGAGCATGAAGCTTCATATCTCAGCTGCCTACATAATCCACCTTtaactaatttatttttttctttcttacatCAGCAATCGGGTAATGAAGAAACTCATGCTTTGAAAATAGGGTAAATGAACTCACGCTAGAAAAGTAGAGCAGAACAATTTACCTGTTGATAATCCTGGATTATGAAATTTCTTCGCCATCAACCTGAATGTGGCAGATGTGGGATATTTTCGGCCAAATTTGAGGGTGCTTCATGCCATGGAGCACTGTTTGCTCAATAAAGGACATCTAATGATGCCAAATTCAGTTAGAGAGGTTGGCAACCTTTCTCCCGCCAAGTTCTCCAGCTTTGGACAATTCTCAATTCTTAATTCTTGGAGGGAGGTGAGGTGGAGAAGTCCCTTGCTATCCAACGTCTCCAGACTTGAGAAATGATATAGTAGTAGTGACTTCAGGGAGGAAGGCAGCAAACCCTCTTTCGGGATGGACTTTATCCCATCACATGGACCGTATATCTGAAGAGGATTCAACTTTGGGAGAAGAGTATTCATCCAACGAGGTAATGACTCTAACTTCCCGCAATCGGAAATGGAAAACTTAGTCAGGCTCGGCGCAGCCAATCCTTCTCTTGCCAATGATACTAAATTGGGGCAACTTTTTACCACAAGATCAGTCAGGAAAAGCACCTGGCTGCTCAGAACAACTCCACACCTCCCAAAAAGGCATACTTCCAAATTCAAGTGACGGAAAGGGTACTACTGTTAACAAAGAGCCACCTTCATTATTAGTATTATTGTTGAAAAAACTATCATCAATAGTGATCTGGGAGAGACCAAGCTACCCGTTGACAAGGGGTAGGAGAGGAGGGATCTGGACGTGTTGAAGGGGCTCCAAGTAGGCaaggtcccgggaggggcttctgcaagacactccgatgctaaagtcagTGAGGGAAGTTGTAAGAATGGAGAAATGGGAGAGAATACGTTACCTTTGGATAGAAGAAGTGTTCCCTTTATATAGGAGAGGCaggattagggttggagccatgcaacgtcatgcatggctcgtacctGGGGGCACGGATCACCGTTGGATCCCCTGCagaggaacagtgatccaacggtttgGGGGCCCCTACAGATCTGCACCAGCCAACCTACCCCTAGGgtagttggcctaggtcaacccctatgtAGTGGGCCCTAGGTTCCTTGTCCTCACCCTTGGTGGTGGGGCTCAGGAGTAGGGGGCTCTTGGCTTCCCCCAAACTGCCCCTTGTTCGGGACTTTCCGTGGGGCCAACCCTGTCCTAGGTCTCCTGTCCGTCCTCGGTCAGGGTTCCCGGAACAGTAGCCCCCTAGCCCTGGTCGGCtgttccagcggagcaagggcTATTCATGCCCTGTGTTTGTGGTGTTATAGGCGTTTTCGTGGTCGTTACAAAAGGGGTCAGAAATTTAAAACTTTATTCATTAATGGTAGGGGCCGTTTGGCCGTTACATTCAGTACCCCTAGAAAGGGGGTGTTACTCGCATGGCATTGTATCGGAGGCGAACGGCTCGTAGGTCTCTGTCGAGACTCTCCCTCACGGTCAGGAGGGGGGTCAACTCGGCTTTGATTTCGTCCATTGCTCCCTTCCCTTCGCCCTGGTGTTCCGTGGCACAGACCTCAAGGCCCCAAATCAGCATGTTAACCTCCGAGCGGCGTCGGTGTAATTCCCACATCTCCTCCGTCAGCTCCAAGAAGGCTAGCAGCCCCGCCTTCAGTTGGGGGTCAGGATCCTCTGCCAGAATTCTGCCGACTAGGGATCTGATCCTACAGGGGGTGGAGGCTGGTGTTTGGTAGAAGTAGTATAGGTTGCCGTCTAGAGCCTCGGTCCTGAGTGCCTTCAGGTAAGCCTCCATGGAGGTCATTCTGGTCTGAGGAAAATGTGGATCCTGCAAGGGGGGTGGTTACCATTTATAATCGAAACGTTCTTGGGTGGTAACGCCCATTAGCCTTTTCCTAGGAGTTTCTCTTGGGAAATAAAACGGGGCATTAAATGTAGAGGTCGGTGGTCAACGCGCGCCCTCCCGAGGCTGTGTATACGGAGTCGACCGACCGGAGCCGAGTGGTTTAGGACGCTCGGGTCTCATACCGAGTGGGTTATCGCGGGGTTTGAATTTGAGAAGTCAAAAAGACGCGGGAGAAGGAAACGGTGTGAGGCTTTGGGCCCACTGCATTTAATGTACCTGACTCTTGAGGTGGCACGTGTCGTTTCCGGGTGGGTCGCGTCGCTTCGCGACTCCTCTCCCACGTGCCTCTGGAGGCGTGTGTCGCTTCGCCGTCACTGCCTTTTTTCTGACGTGGCAGGGCCTGATTGGACGAAGCCCTTTGGTTTCCCCAAACGTCATGATTAGGGAAACTAGGGCTGTCGAAACGTCACGTCTCCCTCCTCATTTTCTATAAAAGAGGGAGGAGGGGATTCATTTGCACTTTCGCATTTCTGAATTTCCTCCAAGCTTTTCTGTCAGGTACCGGTGTTTCACGGTGGTGTCTTCTTTCGCACGGTGGTCGTTTGGAAGCTTTTCCAGTTTCTTCTTGTAAGTCCTCGCTTCACTTGACTTTCCTTCTTaaggttttaattttttctttcttctagcAGAAAGGGTGGCTTGCTCTTGGGGGAGTTGAGAGTTTCCCCTCCCCTGGCGGCCCCCTCTTGCGGCGGTGGAGATTCTCTCTGAGAGTCTGCGCCGCCGCACGGTCGCGTTTTCCTGCCTAGGGCAAAGATGGACTCCGGGTGGGTCCTTCTTTGAGCCGATTCCAACGACCTAGGTGTTGATACGGCGTTTTCCCTTGTGCAGGTGTCATTATGGGGAAGCCTACTCAGAAGAAGAAAGGCAAGACCGTAGACGAGGCTTCGGGCGGGGCCTTAACTTCTAGGCCCCGGTCAGGGGCCCCCAAGAATAAGAAGATCGATCGGGAGAAGTACCAGCATCTGAAGGGGGACGAGGCCGTGTATGACAAGTGGTGCCGCACCATTCTCGATCTCCCGTCGGAGTACGCAAACGAGAAGGAAGATTATTTCTGGAGTCAGCGTTTTACGTCTGTGACCAGGACCCCGGGGACTCCGAACCTACTGATGACGTTCTTGTAGAAGAAGCGTTGCACTCGAGCTGTGGTGATCGTTGCTAGCGGCTCGGCCTCTATCCACTTGGTGTAGTaatccactgccaccaccaaGTACTTGAGTTGGCCGAGTGCAGTGTCGAACGGGCTCAATAAATCCATGCCCCACTGGTGGAAAGGCCAAGGACTGACTAGAGAGGAAAGATAGGCAGGGGGAGCGCTGTGCAGGTCGGCGTGCCTCTGGCAGGGGTCACACTGCTTAACATGCTCCACGGCGTCTTTCTCTAGGGTTGGCCAGTAATAGCCGGCTCGGAGTACCTTTCGGGCAAGGGAACGCCCACCCGGATGGTGGACGCAGCTGCCTTCATGGATTTCCGCTAAGACATAGGCTGCTCTGTCCTTAGTCAAGCACTTCAGAAGGGGGGTGGAGAATCCCCGCTTGAAGAGATCATCATTAACGATAGTGTACCAGGAGGCGCACCTCACCAACTTTTTGGCTTCAGCCTTCTCGTCGGGCAGCCATCCTGATTTGAGATACTTGATGATCGGGGTCCTCCAGTCTTCTTCGGTACCGATCGGCATCATAGCTTGTCCTGCTGGACGATCGGGGTCAGCTACATAGGGGAGGGCTAAGGTCCCTTAAATGACCGTTCCATTCAGGCCAGGCTTTCCAGTGCTGGCCAGTTTGGCCAGGGTATCCGCGCGATCATTCTGGGCTCTGGGGACGTGGCGAAACTCCACTTTGGTGAAGGTCGAAGCCAGTCGTTTCAAATGGGCCAAGTACTGCTCCAGGATGGGATCTTTTGCTTGAGCTTCCCCGTTTGCCTGAGAGACGATCAGAAGTGAATCGCAGCAGACAAGTATCTCCTTAGCCCCCAGGTCTCGGGCTGTGACCAGCCCTGCAATGCAGGCTTCATACTCGGCCTGGTTGTTTGTAGTTGGGAAGTTAAAGCGGAGGGATTGTTCGACCACCATCCCGGTACTACTTTGCAATACGATCCCAGCCCCGCCACCTTCCTTGTTGCTCGAGCCATCTACGTTGACGACCCAGGTGGTCTCGGCAGGAGGCTCTTCCTCATATGTGAGTTCGACCAAGAAGTCCGCTAGGACTTGTGCTTTAATGGCTCTCCTGGGCTCGTAGCGGATGTCATGCTCGGAGAGCTCGAAGGACCAGCTTACCATCCGACCGGCTAGATCAGGCTTATGAAGGACCTGTCGGACCGGCTGATCGGTTCGCACCACAATGCGATGAGCTTGAAAGTACCTCCTTAGTCGTCGCGCCGTGGTCAGTAGGGTCAGCGCCACCTTTGCCAGCATCTTATACCTGAGCTCCGCACCCTTCAATGAACGGCTGACAAAATAGACTGGTAGCTGCCTTCCTTCCTCTTCTCTAATTAGGACAGAGCTAACTGATTTCTCCCGCACGGCCAGGTATAGGTATAGTGTCTCCCCTGGTTTTGGGCTAGTCAG
This portion of the Lotus japonicus ecotype B-129 chromosome 3, LjGifu_v1.2 genome encodes:
- the LOC130743023 gene encoding uncharacterized protein LOC130743023; the encoded protein is MVIAKGLVSSLVIIVLIIFPEIAAQAVSPAESGPDNVPEPMTQSDNTIRVDPLDNFRKYRGGFNITNKHYWSSLIFTGVYGYAIGVLFILCGITYASFLVITKFYHKDDGGRRMKKVFPCNYKSCDLSLILLAILLMILAIVATGLVLAGSARFHSEARTSVNIIIKTANVASETIHNTAGALKDMEINLMGANDNAEASVNLDSTTKRLDDASANIEKQAKKNRRLINKGLKIVFAATTLIISLNLIAVTALSVSGVLRLQRALYMLVVLCWLTTVICWLFFGVYFFLEKFSNDACTALDNFQENPYNNSLSSILPCDELLSAKPVLSDVSAGIYDLVNKVNANISALQATSYPDLVQVCNPFSEPPNYFYQPENCPANTIRIGDIPKVLKAFTCLDANDGTCDNGNLISSSEYVRVEAYTTSIQDLLNVYPSMEHLLECQIVKDAFSQVLSKHCKPMKKYARMVWVGMVFLAVIMVVLVVLWTIKARREHRYHISDSSVEPLESRPSKEIEIS